The Planctellipticum variicoloris DNA window GCAATATCGGCCTGCCGATGCCGACGCGCTGAGCGCGATATTCCCGAAATCCGGCTATTTCCGGCGGTTCCTCGAAAGACGGGAAGTCTCGGAGAGCACGGTAATCCGCGAATGACGCGCCAGACGCATGAAACGTCCAGACGGGCGTTCCACAGAGCTGCGATCTGCCCGGGCGGGATGCCTCGTGAAAAACAGCACCGCCACAGGTCGACCCAGAATGACCTGCGGCGGCGCCGGCGATGGAGAGCGATGAGCGGTCGCGGAATCGCTACAGCGACTGCTGAAGTTTGTTGACCTGATCCTGGAGACCGTCGACGTCGTCCTGGAGGTTGTCAATTTTGTCCACGGCGATCGCGCCGAGGATGACGGAGGCGATGACGGCTGCGGTCAGCAGCAGAAGTGCGGGATCGACCGCGCCGTACTGACCCCGGGCGCCGTTCTCGCCCATGACCAGTAGAGCCTGCTCGCGGGAGATCTTCGGGGCCGTCTCGCCGGTCCACAGGTGGAAGCGGCCTTCGGTCTTCCCGGCGGCGACTTCGTAAACGCCGTCTCGCGCGTTCTTGACTGCAAAGGCCCCTTTGGCATCGGTTCGCGTGCGAGCGACTTCGCGCTGGCCCTGGCGAACGACCACTTCGGCGTCGGCGAGGGGCATGCCGCCGTGATCGACGACGCGACCGGCGAATGTTCCGTCCTTCGCCAGCGTCACGTCGGCGACTTCACCGGTGCGGGCGATCCGGACGGTGCTCCGGGCCGGTGCACGCGATTCAGCGGCTGCAAGCACGCCCGCCTGGGGCATGACGACTCCAAGAGTCGCGAGGCTGACGATGGCAACCTTGAAGAACTGAGATGGCTTCATGCCGTTGCTGCTCCTTCCTGGATTCGGAGGCGTCCTGACTCGCCGCGGCCCCGACTTCGGGACAGATCACAACGACTGCGGACATGGGGTCAATGTGTTTCTGGCCGCCCGTCGCATTGCCGATGCGACCGGCGTCGGGCCCGCTGAGTTCAACAGACGATGGGGCGAAATAGCCCAAGTCGCGGCCGGGCGTCAACAGGAATTCCGCGGGCGCCGGCGCAAACCCGTTTCACCGGGTGCGAACTGCGGGCGAGACTGGCGGAATCTGCCGCTCGCCGGCGCCGACGATGGTGAAACGTCTCGTTTCACGGTTCTCTGGGCCGACGTTGTCGAGAACGGCTCCACAGCCGACAATCGCGGCGGCACTCTCACCACGGGCGGACGGCGGCATGATGGAATCCTGGGAATCGCTGTTGGGGTTTGCGTCCCTCCTGGGCTATGCGACGACGCTGCTGCTGTTGCCGGTCGTGCTGCTGACCAAGAAAGAGCAGCCCGTCTCGACGGTCGCCTGGGTCATGGCCATCGTCACCATGCCCATCGTCGGGGCGATTCTGTTTGCGGTCTTCGGCGTCAATCGCGTCGCCCGTCGCCGGTTACGAAGTCGACAGCGGATTCAGGAGAGCCTCGGCAGTCTGCTGCCTCCGATCGCCGGGAGTCCGACTGCCGAAGACGCGGAATGCGGTCCGGTCCCGGCGGCGCTCCGCCGCATCGCCCGCCGACTCGACAGCACCCGGGCGATGTGGGGCAATGTCGTCGACGTGCTGCACGACGCGGATCGCGTGTTTGCGGAAATCGAGGGGGCGATTCAAGGCGCGAAGTCGTCGATTCACCTCGAATACTACATCTGGCAGCCCGACCGGACGGGGACGCGGCTCCGCGACCTGTTGATCGCCAGGGCGCAGGAGGGGATCAAGGTCCGCTTTCTTTACGATACGCTGGGATCGATGTGGCTGACCCGACGGTTCCTGCAGCCGATGCGCGACGCAGGAATTCACGTGGCAACCTTCGTGCCGGGCCGGTCGTTGTTCGAGCGCTGGTCGATCAACCTGCGGAGTCACCGGAAGATCATTATCGTCGACGGCGCGGTGGGATTCACGGGGGGCATGAACGTCGGCGACGAGTATCTCGGTCGGGATCCGTATTTCGGCTACTGGCGGGACACGCATCTGCGGCTTCGAGGCCCGGTCGTGCTGCAGCTCCAGGAAGTCTTTGCACTGGACTGGATGTCTGCGACTCGCGAACAGCTCGTGCAACCGGAACTGTATCCGGCGGCCGTTCAGACCGGGGGGGTGACGGCTCAGGTCCTGTCGGGAGGTCCCGATGACGAGGAGAATGTGTTTCACACGCTGATGTTCGCCGCCATCAATGAGGCCCGGCGCTCCGTGACGCTGATGACGTCGTATTTCGTGCCTCCCCCGGCAATCGTCACGGCTCTCGAAACGGCTGCGTTACGGGGCGTGCGGGTGCGGATCATGGTCTCCGGGCCGAAAACGTACTGGGTGACGCGGCATGCGTGTCGCTCGTACTAC harbors:
- the cls gene encoding cardiolipin synthase, giving the protein MMESWESLLGFASLLGYATTLLLLPVVLLTKKEQPVSTVAWVMAIVTMPIVGAILFAVFGVNRVARRRLRSRQRIQESLGSLLPPIAGSPTAEDAECGPVPAALRRIARRLDSTRAMWGNVVDVLHDADRVFAEIEGAIQGAKSSIHLEYYIWQPDRTGTRLRDLLIARAQEGIKVRFLYDTLGSMWLTRRFLQPMRDAGIHVATFVPGRSLFERWSINLRSHRKIIIVDGAVGFTGGMNVGDEYLGRDPYFGYWRDTHLRLRGPVVLQLQEVFALDWMSATREQLVQPELYPAAVQTGGVTAQVLSGGPDDEENVFHTLMFAAINEARRSVTLMTSYFVPPPAIVTALETAALRGVRVRIMVSGPKTYWVTRHACRSYYDSLLQAGAEIYEYRRGQQHAKTLAIDDCWSLVGTPNCDARSLFLNFEVAVAIYDATIAEQLSAHFELDLPDALKIELPTWSKRSTVERLKENLCRMFSPVL
- a CDS encoding carboxypeptidase-like regulatory domain-containing protein, with the protein product MKPSQFFKVAIVSLATLGVVMPQAGVLAAAESRAPARSTVRIARTGEVADVTLAKDGTFAGRVVDHGGMPLADAEVVVRQGQREVARTRTDAKGAFAVKNARDGVYEVAAGKTEGRFHLWTGETAPKISREQALLVMGENGARGQYGAVDPALLLLTAAVIASVILGAIAVDKIDNLQDDVDGLQDQVNKLQQSL